The Notamacropus eugenii isolate mMacEug1 chromosome 4, mMacEug1.pri_v2, whole genome shotgun sequence DNA window TCTGTCTGTGTCTCCCAGCAAGGTGGAAGCTGTTGCCATGGAGAAGGAGCTTATTGAAGACTATCGGTTTGGGCGGCAGCAGCTGGCAGAGATGTGTGGGTATGCCTGTGCTGTGGCTGTGACCAAGGTAAAGTCCTCACCCatgcctttctccttctttccccttgcAACCTCAAAGGGCTCAGACTCCTGGGTCATGGGGCAGCTTCTCCCTTTCCATCAGTACTTGACCAGGTTCTGCCTCTGATTGAGAGGGGATAGCCGTGGCTTGGGGATCCTGGGCCTAGGAGAGATCACCTTATCTTTTGGGGGTTCCCCTCCCTAATAGGTCCCTGTGTGGACCCATGTGCTCTTCAACcacctccttttttccccctgcatGTCCTTAAAataaccttcttttcctttcctgtatAAAAGCTTTCAATTGAGAAGATCAAGGACCTTCTGCTCCAGGGcatctgctcccttctctcttcccagcAGGAGCTCCTGGGGTCAGAAGAGCCAAGGACAAGCCTTGATCAGAAGGATGGGGGCAATGAGGAGAGGCTGAAAAACTACTACCTCTTCAGGCAGGAGAGACCCTGGCTAGGTGGCGACCTGGCTAAGACTGAGGGCTGTGCAAGCGAGAAGGAGCCATGAGCTTCCCCTCAGAACCCTGGGCTTATAAAAGCTGTACCCAGAAGGAGCTGAAGGAGAGCTTAGTCATAAATAGGGGTGCCTTTTGGCAAGGAGCACAGAGTCAGGAGGGTCCTGTCTCTGACCTGGGAATCAGAAGATGTagattctagtcctggctctgccatagGCTTGCTATATGACTATAAGGAAGTAATTTCTCTCCTCTGTGCCTTGATTTTCTCACAAAACTGTGATCTgtaaggtctctttcagccctgacattctatgttctgagggccctcccagccctgacagtctgtgttctaagggccccccAGCCCtgacagtctgtgttctaagggtccccagccctgacattctatgttctaagggccctcccagccctgacagtCTGTGTTCTGAGGGCCCCCCAGCCCTGACAGTCTGTGTTTTAAGGGtcccccagccctgacattctctgATCTAAGGGCCCTTCCTGCTCTGACATCTTGTATTCTATTCTGTTCTAGTATATTCTAAGGATTCTTGCACCTTGCCCATGTTCTAAGGAAGGAGAGTATCCAGGAGTCTGTTTTGGTTGCCTCTACCAGCTACATGGGCATTTGGCTGCCAGACTCCTTGATTGATTGCTCTTGGGTATGGAAAAAAGACCAGATTCCACAAGGCCCGGCAAACAAGTTTAAGATAAATAAACGTTCACTGAGCCTGAATTGAAAAGGCCAGGCCTGTTCCTTTTGTGGCTTGGCAGGAGGCCCTCACCCACAGCAAGGAGAGAATAGTAGCATGGGCGTACACAGCAAGTGTGGTTAGAAGGCCACCCCTCACCATGCCCTGGGGTTCCTACGTATAAATAGAGTATCAGTTGCCATGAGGGATGGGCTAGGGTGGTACTTAGGTCCTTCATCTCTGGGCTGTTCCCCTTTGTCAGGGAGGAAGCTACCCTTGGGTGTGGCTAGAGGAAAGCCTCTGCCCAAGAGTGTCTCCTTCAGGCTACAGGGATTAAGTGTCAGTCCCCAAAAAGTTCCTCTGAGGAGGCACTGCCATTCCTTGGAGGGGACCTTCGCAACTCCGTTTCCCCTTCTctgctccccctcttctccctccatctccAACTTGGATTGTAAACTCATAGAATGTCCTAGTTAGAAGGGACTGGCTTGAGAGCATTAGAACGCCAGAGTTGAAAAGGCCCttagaataattaataataatgatagtttatgtggcattttaaggtttgcaaagcactatacacacatatatcaataaaacaactaggagctgttattatcttcattttacatatgaaggtTTCTCGGCCCCGGAGGTATCTGAGGCTAGAATGGAACCCAAGGCTCATAGTCAAAGGACTTGGAGTTGAATCCCACTCTCATACTTACTGATTAtttgaccttgggtgagtcacttcccattccaagcctcagtttccctctctgtaaaatcccaggtgacctctaaggctcttcctagctctaacattctataatcCATGCACCCCATGGAAAGTTCAAGGATGATGATAGTGATAGCAATAATGAGTGATAATAATAGTTCAAATAAGATCTTTAGGTCCCACCTCTCCTTaagtagatggggaaactgagtcctaaaatgagaaatgatttgtccaaggtcacatagccagttaaTGTCAGAGTCAGAAATAGACTCAAGAACTAGGAGACTTGTTGACCTGAGGAGGGGTTCAGGAGAGACTCTTTTCTCCCCTGACTGACCTACAGCATTGTGTTTCCCTTCTTTCTGTCCCTAGCCCTCCATGCCTGCCATGTTTGCCCATTGTAGAGATAGAAAAAGTAAGGCCCAGAGATCacagaaccatagatttagaaccagaagggaactGAGAGGTCAGTGGGTCCAGCTCCCTTACTTTATAGGTGAGGAGACAGAGACCCTGGGAGGTTATGACCTGCCAAACATCACATAGCTGGACAGTGTCTAAAGCACACTTTGGATATTCATGCTGCCGTGCGTTCTCAGGGAGTTGACTCTTTCAGGGTCATATAGCAAGGTAGTCACAAGAGCAAAGGCTAGAACCTGAGTCTCCTGGCATTTCCTCAGTTGCCCCTGACCTAGGACTATGATCCATAAACATGGTCCTGAGGACTGGTGAGGCATACAGCAAACTCAGGAAGGACTGCTGTTGGACCATGGATCCAAGGAAGACCACTCCTTGCCCTGGCCCACAGAAGGGACCACCTGATGGATCTACTTCCTAAGGATCTCCTGAGAAATAGGATAGATATCCCCAGGGGGACAAAGGGAAGTACAGATGCTACCTCcctgtgtgattctgagtttCCTgctttctctagacctcagttttcccctgACTGTACAATGGAGAGGGTGAAGGAAGGCAGACTGGCATGAAGGGTTGGGGTGGAGAGGAGGACTGTGGGTCTCCAAAGGTTCATCAGCACTCCATCACCCCTTCTCCAGGTGTTTCCTGTGGCTGCCCTTTCCCGGAAGCAACGTACTGTACTGGTAGTGTGTGGACCTGAGCAGAATGGGGCCATTGGATTGGTGTGTGCTCGACATCTTCGGGTGTTCGTAGGTATCAGTGCTGCTGGGAAACCTGCTTAGGGTCCCCAGTGTTATTTCCCTGGGAATTTCTTTGACCACGTGGTGTCATCTAGCGGGGGCCCTTTCAGAACCTTCCAATCATACCTAGAGATTTCCTTTAAAACTCCCCCTCCCCTTATTCCTTGTGCCATCAGGAATGGCACAAGTCTGGAAGGGCTAAGCACATGTTAGATGATAAGAGAACAATGAGCCATTTAAATGTAAGATAAATGTAGAATTCTACACTGAGGTTCAAAGAATCAACTTTCCAAGTGTAGGATATAGGAGGCCTGACTACACCATAGATTCTCTGGGAGAAATCTTAGAAATGTCAGTGGTCTATGACCTCGCTACAAGTCAACAATGTAATATGGCAGCTCCTCAAATCTAAAGCTAATGCAGAGAGCAGCATGGTATCCAGAATTAGGGAAGCAAGAGTCCTGTTGTGCTCTGCCTTGGCCAGACATCTGGAATATTCTGTTCAGTTTTGGCTACTGACTTTTAGAATATAGATGAGTTGGAACACATCTAGAAGATGGAGTAACAAGGGGACTACAGGCCACAAAAGaatcagatgaaggaactgagattgcTGAGTATGGAGAAGAAAGGGCAGGAAGAACCTGAGAAGTGTCCTCAAGGATGTGAAGGGTGGTCTTATGGAGGAAGGATTAGCTTTGTTCAGCTAGGCCCTAGGGGATAAAGCTAAGAGCAAAGGGAGGAAGTTATAAAGAGgcagagacataaagaaaaacttgtaatagagctgtccaaaagtctGCTGTGAAAGGCAGTGAGTTCTCCATCCCTGGGTCTCTTTGGACAGAGGTATGATGACCAGTTTTGGTGATATGCCTTTTAAGGTGCTGGTTGAGCTAGAAAATGTCCTCCTGACACTTAACCTGTCATAGTGTAATTCCTCAGTGTCAGATGCCCCCTCCCCATTTATACACCAGCCTCCATCTGCCCTGCCTAGAGTTCCTGACAAATGCAAGGAGGATACAGAGTGCCCTGCCTTCTCATCTCACTGGTCAGCTCCCCAGACCCCAGGTTCTCCCCAGGGGCTTGACTGTCCCTCATCTTTTCCCCACCAGGAGTATGAGCCAACCATCTTCTACCCCAAACGCTCTTCAGACTCGTTGTCCAAGGACTTCACCACACAGTGTGAGAAGATGgacatcccctttctttcctatctCCCTACTGAGGTCAGTCATCAGGTGGTCTCTGCTGTGGGCCAGGGCAAGGAGTGGCCTTCCTTGGTAGGCCCTTAGAGAATCTGCCTGGTCCCCAGGGGTCTGTGCTTTTGGTATAATTGCTCTGCTGTGGTGGGGAGGGACTGATTCAGACTGGGAAATGATCTCACCTGATTTGGGTTGGGAAACATAGGGGGCATCCTCCTGTCTGTTCCCACTGTAGGCTGGCAGGTATGTGTGAGGAGGGCTCAGCAGGCCAGAGTCAGCTCCTAGGCCAGAATCCCAGGACAGAGGGAGTAGAAGATGTACACTTCGTCCATCATCTGTGACATGCCACACGGGCCTCACAGCGGGGGGAGGACAGTGCTGTCCGGGGCCCTGGGTTGCAGTCTTGGTGGTGACGACTGGGAAAGGCATTACTGAATCACATTTCCTCTCTGCGTTCCTCTGGCGGCCTCTGGCATGTGACCTCAGAGCACCGGCCACCTCAGGGGCACAGACACCCACAGCCACGCCTGGCGCCCACCACAGACAGGAGGGGGGTGGcaggacagagagggagggagagccaGACACCATGGGATGGCTAGAGAAACCTTGAGGACATGCTAAGCAAGCCTCTTCCTGAGGGTCTCCTACCATCTCTGTCCCCTAGGAACGTCCTCAGCCACCTTTCAGCTCTGGACTGACTCCTAAGGTAGCAAGGGGAGGAGAGATGGCTCCTTATGGCACTTCGTGATCACTGGGAGGTGTAGGAAACCACCCTATGAGTGTCAGCTGGGTGGGAATTCTTCAGTGGGCAGGGGACACTTTAACATGCCGGTATCCTGTTAGGACCACCCATCCATGAGGGGAAAAGCTGTTCCCCTCATGGGGGGGCCCTAAGAACATGCAGGCAGGTTAAAGTGGTCCCGGCCCCAGAGGGGAGGGTGGCTTCCTACTCTCACCCCCTTCCCACTTTTCCATATGGCTAGGACTGGTTTTTCTTGGTTCTCACTCCAACCTGCTGTGAATCCCTGACTTGTTTCATTCCCCTGTCTGAATTTGTGAGTGTGCCAGTCTTTGACAGTGGAATCAATGAACCTTGCTCAAGAGGTGGGGTCTAGGAGGAATTGATGGGTTCTCAGTCCTTTCCTTTCTGCTAGACTCTGGAATTGGGAGGGAGGGTGGATTGGGTATGCacagggtttggttttgtttttggtgtgTGTAGGGGAAGGAGTGGAAGCATAATTTTATGTATGAGGGTTCTTGATTTCCAAATGCAGAGATTTGCACACATGGAGGGtggtgggatgggggtggaggatgTGCTTTCTTGGGGGTGTGTTGGCATGTAGATAGTGGAGGTACACATGCATGTTTGggatatataagtgtgtgtgcaCAGTTGTGTGGGaattagtgatctcatcagtgcaCATGGAGGGGCAGGCAAGGGATATATTGGGTACTGGGGGGGCAGCAGGGGATACACTGATCATCCTCCCTGGGAAGCGGGTCAGAGAGGAAACCAGGTATGGCCCTTATCcagctctttccttctcttccctccgcATAGGGCCAGAACCCTTGGAGATAGTCTAGAGAGAAAGGGACCAAGGAGGAAGGTTGCTGTAGCCATTAGGACACACATACTTCCCACAATAGTACAGGGATTCTGAGTTTCCCCTTTCCATGGACACTAGATACTTCAAAAAGGAGACTTTTCTGGCCAGCATCCctattctcctcctttccctgagCTGGGGAAAATCTGCCTTGGTTTGACCACCCTGTCCTACAGGTCCAGCTGATCAATGATGCCTACAACCTGGTGATTGATGCCATCCTGGGACCCGGTGCAGAGCCTGGGGAGGCCAAAGAGCCATGCATGAGCATCCTGGCCACCCTGAAGCTGATCAAGATCCCCATTGTCAGCCTGGATATCCCTTCAGGCAAGAAGGGGACAGACCCCAGGACCACAGTGTCATGGGCTCTTAgtgatgcgtgtgtgtgtacgtgtgtgtatgtgtgtgtgtgtacgtgtgtgtgtgtgtgtgtgtgtgtgtgtgtgtgtatggtgagGGATGGGGATTGGGTAGACCATAGAGAAGCTTAATACTCTGGGCCCGGCCCTAGATTGAAGCCCAGTCCTGGGCTAAGCCCTGATCCCAGCCCTCTGCCAGGCTGTGGCTTTGCTGGGGGGTGGCTATATGAGAGTGTGTGTATAAATTCTCTGAGGGCCAGATTATGTAGATACTCATGTGCTTCAGGCTGGTGCTAACCCTCTCAGCATCCCTGAGGCAGAGGTAGAGGGAGGAGAAGATGACACCCACCTCCTGCAGGTGCCCAGGCCCAAAAGGGTAAACACGTGCCCGCCTGTTACTGGGCCTCGGCTACCCCGGCTCAACCAGGAGACATGATGTAACTGAGCAAACACCCTGCTGGCCTGGCTGCCGCCTCGGCCCCGTCTGCTAGAGCCATTAAGCAGGAATCTAGTAAGGGGGAGAACAAACAGCCCCTGTCCCAGATGGAAAGGGGAAAATTCCCACCAGGGTAAATGTACCAAGAGGCCAGGGCTGGAGCAGGCAGGCAGTGCCCATGGCGTATATGTGGGAGGGGATCCATCTTGTGTCCCTTCCCCAACTCATGATCGTTCCTCTGGCACTGAGTGATCTCGAAGGAGTAGAGAAGATGGACCACAGAATGGCTGTCAGGAACGTGGGCTGGAGGTTAGACCTCACCAGGCACTTCCTAATGAAGAGAGTGACTATTGTATTGCCCAGTGAGACCACACTGGGAAACCCTGGGGATTCCTAAAGGTGAAATGGGAGTTAAAAGAGTTCTGGTCCTGGAGGCATCATGGTAGGCATCATGGTACAGCAAAGAGTACTATGTGTGGACTCAAAGGACTCAAATGCAAATCCTGACTGCCAATGAccacctgcatgaccttgggcaagccatcgacttctctttctcagttttctcaactgtaaaatgagagaattgggtCCAAGGATTTCCAAGGGTCCTTCTGTCTCTGAATCCATGACCCTGTGGTTCTCCACTGCTGATTTTGGTGATTTTGAGCAAGGTACatttctggggctcagtttctctGTGATTATACTATAGGATCTCCGAGTCCTGACAGTCCATAAGATGTTTATCGCCCAATCCCAGAGAACATGGTGAAATATGTCCTGGGTGTTGATGCCATACTAGAGCCTAATGAATCCCTTTTCAGCCTGCGACTCCCTGCCCCTTCCAGATGAACAGCAATCTTAACCTTGTACTAATATGTCCATGTGTCCACGGGAGGATGTCAGAACAGAGCCCCAGCCCCCTTCTCTAGCTAGAGaaagagcaagtcatttaatttctttgagccttagtttcttcatttgtaaaatggggatagtaatactGATGGTACCTGCTTCATAGAGATAgtgtgaggttcaaatgacagTATGTgggtgaagtgctttgtaaactttaaagtgatatgtatatatacatatatgtatgtatgtacctatctAATCTATATGTTTCCATGTCAGTGATTACTTATTAGGAGGTGCAGCCTCTTGGAACTTTTCTGAGCTGGCCTCCCTGGCTTAGGGCCCAGcccttttaattcttctgatgTGAAGCAGACTAAGACCAGGTCAGGAGGGGAGGACTATAGGGAGCAAGCCCAGAAGACATTTGGGGGGCAGGTAGAACCATTAAGGACCCCTCACATTCCACCATCTATATGCAATCCAAGACATACTTCCTCTGCTGCCTCCATCAGAGGAAAAAGCACCAAGAATTGTGTTGGAATCTGGAGCCCAAGCAAtgggggttttgtttttatacagcattttattttattttaaatttttgtttattacACCACTATCCTTTCCAAATACTACCCCCACCACAAGCTGCTTCACAACAAAGAGAAACTATTAAGCAAGAAAAACTGACCCAGAGCCTGCATCAGTTTGAACTCATGGTCCCAAACTTCTTGATTAGAAGGACATATCCAAccagttactttccttttaaaatgtttttttgatagtgttttctttgtaaaaaaatcACTCTTACTACCCAGACTCTTTGTTTACCCCCCAAAACCCCCCTCCCATTTTAACACACACACgcattttatgttaaagttttcGAAGTGCTTTATATACATGATCCCGTTTTATCTAGCTCAGGGACATAGTGAGATAGGGTTCTTACTATCagacttttacagatgaggaaactgaggtgttgTAAGGTTCAAAGCTATTAAgaggcttgtccagggtcaaatagttaagtgtctgaagtacgattcaggcccagtgctttctgactccaacttcagTTCTCTATCAAGAAGCAAAAACCCCCAATACCTTAGCCATGCCTAGAAATGTGTCACTTTCTGTCCCAAGAGTCTCTCACCTCTGCCAAGAGGCGGAAGATACACTTCATCAGTCCTTTGAAGCCACAGTTGATCACTCTGTGGATCAGAGTcctgaaatctttctgagttgttttcctttacattattggcagtcattgtgtaaattgttcccCTAGTTCTGAttgcttcagtctgcatcagttcatacacatctttccaagtttctctgaattctttgtttcttatgtGCAGTAATTATCCATTGTAtccacataccacagtttgttcagccaatcccccattgatgggcacccacttttcttttagttctttgctattacaaaatgTGCTGTTATGAGACTTTTGCCTCTGTTTTTGACTTCCTGAAGTCTATGCCTCCTAGCAATAATGCTGTCAGGAGGTATGTAGAGcttagtgattttaaaaaaagtataattccaaattgctttccagaatctGCCATTTATTTCCAGTTGGGGCTTGTCTGGAAAAAGCTGGACCTTGGAGGTATCCTATGGTGCTAGGAGATCCTTCTCAGAGAGTGATAGTCTtgaagccttttttaaaaaaagaattttagaattccAGAGCTGAAATGCACCTTAGTTGGGGATCTACTTCAAACCTACCCCCCCTTATATGACAGATAGGGAGACTGAGgcctcagagaagggaaatgatttacccaaggtcatagagctgaCCAGTGGCCAACTGGAACTAAAAATCTAGGTCACTTGATTCCCAAGTCAGGTTTTCTCTTACTCTCCCTTTATACACTACTGAACTCTCTGGTGGAGGTGGGGACATCTGGGGAGCTAGGGGTGGGGTTGGTCAAGCCAAGAAACAACTCATACCCCTCCCCCTTGTTCTTTCTTCCTGAAACAGGATGGGATGTGGAGATGGGCAGTGAAGACGGGATCAGCCCCGAGGTGCTGGTGTCCCTGGCTGCCCCCAAGAAATGTGCAGGTCGGTTTTCAGGGAAGTACCATTTTGTGGCTGGACGCTTTGTCCCTGATGACGTGCAGAAGAAATTCCACCTGAATCTGCCTGGTTACCCAGGCACAGAGTGTGTGGTGGCTCTTTAATGAGACCAGGGAGCAAAGGAAACCTTTGGGCTTTTCCCACTccctaaaacaaaataaacattaatCATTTCAGATTCATCATGCTTCAAGGGAATCTTTCTTGCCCCAGAGGACACCTGAAGGATAGAACAAGATAGATTAGGACACAAAGAAGGACCTTCTGAATGCAAAGACTCTTTGGAATTGGCTTGGGATTTCCCTGAGATGGACAGGATCGTAAAGAACCTGGGTCGCCTTGGTAGCTCAGAAGCAGGTGGTTAGTTAACATGGACCTTTCTCTCATTCCCAGGAGGAGGCTGGAATGAGGGGAAAAATGTATcttttccccatccccatctAGAATAGAGCTAAAAGAGAGAGAGTCAAATATACCTTATGATCACAGGTTGGTAATTATCCAGAAACTTTGGCTAAGGCACTCAAAGGGGATGATCCTCCAATCTGCacatacacaaaaggaaaaaataagagctatgtttgctggagtcagaagactgctTCAGCTGCCCAGATCCCCTCCTctaaacaccccccccccccatgtgtACCTGTGGCTCAGAGCTCCTGGAT harbors:
- the YJEFN3 gene encoding yjeF N-terminal domain-containing protein 3 isoform X1, with the protein product MSDSATSEGRQPELPRFLSKVEAVAMEKELIEDYRFGRQQLAEMCGYACAVAVTKVFPVAALSRKQRTVLVVCGPEQNGAIGLVCARHLRVFEYEPTIFYPKRSSDSLSKDFTTQCEKMDIPFLSYLPTEVQLINDAYNLVIDAILGPGAEPGEAKEPCMSILATLKLIKIPIVSLDIPSGWDVEMGSEDGISPEVLVSLAAPKKCAGRFSGKYHFVAGRFVPDDVQKKFHLNLPGYPGTECVVAL
- the YJEFN3 gene encoding yjeF N-terminal domain-containing protein 3 isoform X2, with the translated sequence MEKELIEDYRFGRQQLAEMCGYACAVAVTKVFPVAALSRKQRTVLVVCGPEQNGAIGLVCARHLRVFEYEPTIFYPKRSSDSLSKDFTTQCEKMDIPFLSYLPTEVQLINDAYNLVIDAILGPGAEPGEAKEPCMSILATLKLIKIPIVSLDIPSGWDVEMGSEDGISPEVLVSLAAPKKCAGRFSGKYHFVAGRFVPDDVQKKFHLNLPGYPGTECVVAL